ACAGCAGCAATTAAAGTTGCATTAACATTTGCTAGCTTCAGATTCTTTGCAACATTATAAGCAACGCCACCCAGTGTACTATAAATATTTGAAGGATTAGAGTCCTTTAAGACAATTTCATTATCAATCTTTGCATAAAGATCATAATTTACTGAGCCAATTACAACAACATTCATAAGCCTCCAGTAAAGTTTTGCTTTTCATAATTATAGTGCACACAATAAACATTTGCTTAATAAGCCAAATATATGATTTCAAATTTTCCATAAATGTTCCTGCTTGGCTAATAGTTACTAACATTATTGGATAAACTTAAAATTAATATAGAATTTAAATTATGAAAAATGTAGTTAAACCTAAGATCATTTTTGTTGATTTAGATGGCACAACCATAGATTTAAAAATTAATGGTCATAAAAGAATTAGTGCTGAAAATTTAGAGTACATAAAAAAAGCTAGAGAAGCAGGAATTGAAGTTGTTGTTTCAACAGGCAGACCGCCAACTAAGCCATCAAATGTGTTTTTAGAACCAATGCAATGTTTAGATAATTTCATTGCTTGGAATGGAGCTTACATTAAGCAAGATGGTAAGGCGATTCACTTTGGTAAGTTTGAAAAAGGTGATGTTGAGAAAATATATAGTGAAATAGTTAAGCACGGCATTAGTGTGATTTTTAACTCTGACACAAAGGATTTAGCTTTCACACACAATTGATTAATATCAATTGCATTACGCTGAACTAGGGGCAAGGCAAAAAGATATAAACATTTCAAAAATGACACTGAAATTAACAAAATGGTGCTTTGACACCCATGCAAGAAAAAGTTATATGCTTTTGCAATGATGCTAAAGGAAAGATTCAGAGAAACCTGTGAAATAGCCTTTACAGGCAATCGCAATGAGGTTTTAGAACTTACACCAACAGGCTCAACTAAAGGCTTAGCAGAAATAGCTTATGCTAAAGCCAGAGGTGTTAGTCCTGAAGAATGTGTGCACATTGGCGATACATTAAATGACGCAACATGTGTTAACCGTGTTGGACAATTAATTGCTATGAAAAACTCAACCCAGAGTCTTAAAAATATTGCTGATGTTATTTCCCCATTTACGAATAAAAAAGCCGGATTGGGAAAAACCATTGAACACTTTTTTCTTAAATAAACAATAAAATTTAGTCGCTAAATTTTAAAAGGAGGAAAAATGGGTGCATTTTTCAGAATGCAACTTAAGATTTACTTCCGCTTAGCAAGCTCATATATTTCGCCCTTAGTTATAGGGAGTTTTTATATAATCTTAGTTACTTGCG
This sequence is a window from Mycoplasmopsis agalactiae PG2. Protein-coding genes within it:
- a CDS encoding HAD-IIB family hydrolase; translation: MKNVVKPKIIFVDLDGTTIDLKINGHKRISAENLEYIKKAREAGIEVVVSTGRPPTKPSNVFLEPMQCLDNFIAWNGAYIKQDGKAIHFGKFEKGDVEKIYSEIVKHGISVIFNSDTKDLAFTHNWLISIALRWTRGKAKRYKHFKNDTEINKMVLWHPCKKKLYAFAMMLKERFRETCEIAFTGNRNEVLELTPTGSTKGLAEIAYAKARGVSPEECVHIGDTLNDATCVNRVGQLIAMKNSTQSLKNIADVISPFTNKKAGLGKTIEHFFLK